The region GGCAATTCTCCAGGATCCCGTCCTCCACAATGGCTGAAACCGTGGCTATGCCTGCTGCACAGGAGAGTGGATTACCGCCAAACGTGGTGGCATGACTTCCGGGAACAAAAGCCCGGGCTACCTCATCCCTGGCCAGGATTGCCCCGATCGGCACTCCAGAGCCCAGGGCTTTGGCCATGCTCACAATGTCCGGCTCAAGGTCTGCATGCTGATGGCAGAAAAACCGTCCGGTCCGGCCAATGCCGGTCTGGACCTCATCGAGAATCAGCAAAATCCCCTGCCGGGTGCAAAAATCCCGAAGACCGGCGAGATATTCGATTGTGCCGACATGGACACCGCCCTCTCCCTGGATCGGCTCGATCATCACGGCAATGGTCGCATCATTCGCCGCCTCCCTGACCGCTGCCAGATCATTGAAGGGGACATGCCTGAAACCGGAAAGAAGCGGCTCGAAGCCCTTTTGAACCTTCTCCTGGCCGGTGGCGGTAAGAGTGGCCATAGTCCGTCCGTGAAAGGAGCGATAAGCGGTAATGATCTCACCCTGCTCTATACCCCGCTCTTTCCTGGCATAGATCCGGGCCAGCTTGATGGCCGCCTCGTTTGCTTCGGCTCCGCTGTTGCAGAAAAACATTTTGCCGCTGAATGCCTGCCGGACAATCATCTGCGCCAGTCTGGCCTGCTGGGAAATGGTGAACAGGTTGGATACATGAAGCAGCTTTTCCGCCTGCTCCTGAATAGCCTTGACCACCGACGGATAGCCATATCCCAGGCTGTTTACCCCCAGGCCGCTCACAAAATCCAGGTATTTTCTGCCTTCAGTATCCCACAGCCGGCATCCCTGCCCCCGCTCAAAGACAACCGCCTGCCGATTATAAGTAGGAATGAGGTATTTTTGCGTTAAATTGATAATTTCCTCTGTATCAGGCA is a window of bacterium DNA encoding:
- a CDS encoding acetylornithine transaminase, yielding MPDTEEIINLTQKYLIPTYNRQAVVFERGQGCRLWDTEGRKYLDFVSGLGVNSLGYGYPSVVKAIQEQAEKLLHVSNLFTISQQARLAQMIVRQAFSGKMFFCNSGAEANEAAIKLARIYARKERGIEQGEIITAYRSFHGRTMATLTATGQEKVQKGFEPLLSGFRHVPFNDLAAVREAANDATIAVMIEPIQGEGGVHVGTIEYLAGLRDFCTRQGILLILDEVQTGIGRTGRFFCHQHADLEPDIVSMAKALGSGVPIGAILARDEVARAFVPGSHATTFGGNPLSCAAGIATVSAIVEDGILENCQKAGNHLSEGIKGLQRKYPFIKEVRGKGLLWGMELDRDGSRIVRTCLEKGLIINCTMGNVLRFLPPLVISREEIDEGLAVLDAVLSQADNVSQ